The proteins below are encoded in one region of Helianthus annuus cultivar XRQ/B chromosome 2, HanXRQr2.0-SUNRISE, whole genome shotgun sequence:
- the LOC110904149 gene encoding uncharacterized protein LOC110904149, translating into MTAASDPPTSRGVHWSVKSCKESTRLILVKNESEFKHQVSGDIDEPAVVPETMSQSKAKGDQADQVMSAAHVLISMSSPYSPPLVWYSSPLVWFANKVTYVKHDYDLEFLLKKGQAGGKLHASDWAYRQQKAQRMQMPGQRGSRVNALKGKYASLETKKIIVNWGKITKGKRSKRVRNRNPMSAFL; encoded by the exons ATGACTGCTGCGAGTGACCCTCCAACATCACGTGGTGTGCACTGGTCAGTGAAATCGTGTAAGGAATCAACAAGATTGATCTTGGTCAAAAATGAGTCTGAGTTCAAGCATCAG GTTAGCGGGGATATAGATGAACCAGCCGTGGTTCCTGAAACCATGAGCCAGTCCAAGGCTAAAGGAGACCAAGCAGATCAAGTCATGTCAGCAGCTCATGTGTTGATTTCCATGTCATCACCGTATTCACCACCACTAGTTTGGTATTCATCACCACTAGTTTGGTTTGCCAACAAAGTAACCTATGTCAAACATGATTATGACTTGGAATTTCTCCTAAAAAAGGGACAGGCAGGGGGGAAGCTACATGCATCTGACTGGGCATACCGACAACAAAAAGCTCAGCGGATGCAGATGCCAGGTCAGCGTGGCAGTCGCGTGAATGCATTAAAGGGGAAATACGCATCTCTGGAAACTAAAAAAATCATTGTCAATTGGGGGAAGATAACAAAAGGTAAAAGAAGCAAAAGGGTTCGTAACAGGAATCCTATGTCTGCTTTCCTCTGA
- the LOC110892326 gene encoding uncharacterized protein LOC110892326, translating into MEGVFERTHCDETDFVAYETGQLRGQAKDWWDNLKKEQGIEAMKLRRGNIKEEFIQLRHSGELIEKITGVFLDKLGFCDELVQYKEQKIYYYHNMLSAENREFMTLSKYGHLTEIVNATREKEIELKKQIERGQRRMFDVNPSPAKKPKPNEAPKKGVAKGGISQLGHVVANCPGKVTVCYKFYKPGYKKSECPELVGTKDTADTKSEAQKARVSKLSIDDEDYFVDLIPMSMGEFQVVVGMDWLARYHVKVIYNRKEIQLMSPSGKRVTIYGEKSCSPIICSFIEAYKLVQHGCKAYLAYIHDSTEESPEIKDVPIVRDFEDVFPEHLPGIPPECEVEFGIELVPGAKTVAKAPYRLALLELQELLSQLQDLHDKGFIRSSLSPWGASSETDHECHLCEVLETLKRVRLYAKFSKYAIWLREVQFLGHVISADGVSVDLSKIYVVSNWKPPKNPSGTRGFLGLADGTEDMVIYFDASQLGLECVLMQPGKVIAYASRELKIHEKMYLTHDLELAAVVFALKILRHYLYGVKFTIFNDHKSLKYFFVKKKVEYETKTLVRDGERL; encoded by the exons ATGGAAGGGGTATTCGAAAGAACCCATTGTGATGAGACTGATTTCGTGGCATACGAAACCGGTCAGTTAAGAGgccaagccaaggattggtgggataatcTGAAGAAGGAACAGGGGATTGAGGCCATGAAACTACGACGTGGGAA TATTAAAGAAGAGTTTATTCAGCTAAGGCATAGTGGTGAGTTGATAGAGAAGATCACGGGAGTGTTCCTTGACAAGCTCGGGTTTTGTGACGAGCTGGTTCAATATaaagaacaaaagatatactaTTACCACAACATGCTAAGTGCGGAGAACCGGGAGTTTATGACTCTTTCGAAATACGGACATCTTACAGAAATAGTAAATGCCACACGTGAAAAAGAGATCGAGCTGAAGAAACAGATAGAAAGGGGtcaaaggaggatgtttgatgtAAACCCAAGCCCTGCAAAGAAACCAAAGCCGAATGAAGCTCCTAAGAAAGGAGTTGCAAAAGGGGGGATATCTCAAT TGGGACATGTGGTTGCTAATTGCCCGGGAAAGGTGACGGTGTGTTATAAATTTTATAAACCGGGATATAAGAAGTCTGAATGTCCGGAGCTGGTTGGAACCAAAGACACAGCTGACACAAAGTCTGAGGCCCAGAAAGCGAGGGTAAG caaattgagtattgacgatgaAGATTACTTCGTCGATCTAATTCCCATGTCAATGGGAGAGTTTCAAGTGGTagtcgggatggattggttagctCGATATCACGTGAAAGTAATATACAACCGTAAGGAGATACAACTAATGTCTCCAAGCGGAAAACGTGTTACTATCTATGGGGAGAAAAGTTGCAGCCCCATAATCTGCTCGTTCATTGAAGCTTATAAGCTTGTCCAACATGGATGTAAGGCATATCTGGCTTACATACATGATTCGACTGAAGAGTCTCCAGAAATTAAAGACGTACCAATTGTACGGGATTTTGAAGATGTTTTCCCGGAACACCTACCGGGGATACCACCTGAATGCGAGGTGGAGTTTGGCATCGAATTAGTTCCGGGCGCGAAAACGGtagccaaggctccttatcgatTAGCTCTATTAGAATTACAAGAATTATTGTCGCAGTTGCAAGATCTTCACGACAAGGGATTTATTCGGTCGAGCCTTTCTCCGTGGGGAGCGTCG AGTGAAACGGATCACGAGTGTCATTTGTGTGAAGTACTTGAAACGCTTAAGCGTGTAAGACTTTACGCGAAGTTTTCGAAATATGCCATTTGGCTACGTGAGGTACAGTTTCTGGGTCATGTTATTAGTGCTGATGGAGTGTCGGTAGACCTGTCCAAAATATACGTTGTGTCTAACTGGAAACCTCCGAAGAATCCATCAGGGACTAGGGGTTTCCtaggtcttgcgg ATGGGACTGAAGACATGGTCATTTATTTTGACGCATCCCAGCTTGGTCTCGAGTGTGTACTTATGCAACCAGGAAAAGtgattgcgtatgcctcaagagAATTAAAGATTCATGAAAAGATGTATCTGACACATGATCTTGAATTGGCGGCAGtggtctttgccttaaagattttgAGGCATTACCTATATGGTGTGAAATTTACTATTTTCAATGACCATAAAAGTCTCAAGTACTtctttgttaaaaaaaaagttgaatatgagacaaagacgttggttAGAGACGGTgaaagattatga